A single Aggregatilinea lenta DNA region contains:
- a CDS encoding PH domain-containing protein: MSVETIIAIRRQSKRSPMYWVKAIFSLGIWLIWWRNNYLALTNRAIVRRNGVFVKSERAVPLNRVQDISISYGFIPRLLGNGDIRIETAGTEGTEIVINNVPDPEGFRTMVFEQIDVFYSDENGLPEKPKPPVV; encoded by the coding sequence ATGAGCGTAGAAACGATCATAGCGATTCGTCGCCAGAGTAAACGCAGCCCGATGTATTGGGTCAAGGCCATCTTTTCGTTGGGCATCTGGCTCATCTGGTGGCGCAACAACTACCTGGCCCTGACCAACCGGGCCATCGTGCGGCGTAACGGCGTGTTCGTCAAGTCCGAGCGCGCCGTCCCGCTTAACCGCGTGCAGGACATCTCGATCAGCTACGGGTTCATCCCGCGCCTGTTGGGTAATGGTGACATTCGCATCGAGACGGCAGGGACCGAGGGGACCGAAATCGTCATAAACAATGTCCCCGACCCGGAGGGCTTCCGCACGATGGTATTCGAGCAGATCGACGTCTTCTACAGCGACGAGAACGGCCTGCCGGAAAAACCGAAGCCGCCGGTCGTGTAG
- a CDS encoding transglycosylase domain-containing protein, with the protein MSYPVPPQYPQGGPPPRKKGKKRRGSRPPQQAGYTPYPGAYPPPANPQTPGYGMPPVQAQQPPPGRRRRRRGRRGCAVGPGLIFGCMGVIGVMVLSFLIAAWLVYDHYTGQLEDKIKGLEQIGDRQSFETTVIYDREGNELDEVFSEGRRTRISIDQMPQYLIDATISIEDDTFYENRGIDIPGILRAARDYVQQGYVVSGGSTITQQLIRNVLFDYEYRTEISLQRKAEEALLAVILTQRMSKDEILELYLNEIYYGNLAYGIEAASQTYFDKPAADLTLGEAALLAGLPQAPADLDPLNPDPDVQRRVMERRRLVLGRMVEEGYITESQAGAAYAESLTYASPDVRLEAAPHFIVYATAAVEDLLVRELGLPQDEIRRMVSGGGLRVYTTIDMDTQRIAEEAVRQQVASLSASNHMTNGAAVVIQPETGEILAMVGSVDYGDESIDGNVNVTTAARQPGSAMKPFNYASAMEKGWTAAQVIWDTEVQIDSPGTEPYKPVNYDGAYHGPVRLRDALANSYNIPAVQTLRYVGVDYLLWMMNRVGVTSLSNDPSQYGLSLTLGGGEVTPLELTTAYAVLANGGVYVPNTPILCVTNSDDEILYEYEQGCPDGAHLTSTSVSINAAGRQVMDERIAFVISDILADNSARTPAMGSNSPLYTPGIPTSAKTGTTNDFRDNWTVGFTRNIAVGVWTGNTDNTEMINVSGLQGAAPIWNTIMTGIYGNPGLLDALGSRPADDAHLQPPAGVSHRQICNVAALKDPATTCPAGREEWFLDSPAAVPDSNGNLVPGQATPAPQQSANGPQPVEVEPGVIRVAVFPVSSDIANAVAALDTSGHTVPPRYCQVPVEVVSSVPGVQEQYFIAPPTVEEDAFYARRWAQAAGIAILPQFACNEQMLTAGPAVAGNPNVVAQIMSPTSGTALTTGQQLDIVGTAHFTSDQATHYMVQIKGGPWADYVTVHEGHYSSVDGGLLEQIPPGGLQPGDYVLRVIVVGTDGNYAQVSNEVSIHVDA; encoded by the coding sequence ATGAGCTATCCAGTGCCACCTCAATATCCCCAGGGAGGCCCACCGCCGCGCAAGAAGGGCAAAAAGCGGCGCGGGTCCAGGCCGCCCCAGCAGGCGGGCTACACGCCCTATCCCGGCGCGTATCCGCCGCCCGCCAACCCGCAGACGCCGGGCTATGGCATGCCGCCGGTTCAGGCGCAGCAACCGCCGCCCGGTCGTCGCCGTCGTCGCCGGGGACGGCGCGGCTGCGCGGTGGGGCCGGGCCTGATCTTCGGCTGTATGGGCGTCATCGGCGTGATGGTGCTCTCGTTCCTGATCGCCGCGTGGCTGGTCTACGACCACTACACCGGACAGCTTGAAGACAAGATCAAGGGCCTGGAACAGATCGGCGACCGGCAGTCGTTCGAGACGACGGTGATCTACGACCGCGAGGGCAACGAGCTGGACGAGGTGTTCAGCGAAGGCCGCCGCACGCGCATCTCGATCGACCAGATGCCGCAGTACCTGATCGACGCGACGATCTCGATCGAGGACGACACGTTCTACGAAAACCGGGGCATCGACATCCCCGGCATTTTGCGCGCCGCCAGGGACTACGTGCAGCAAGGCTACGTCGTGTCCGGCGGCAGCACGATCACGCAGCAGCTCATCCGCAACGTGCTGTTCGATTACGAGTACCGCACCGAGATTTCGCTCCAGCGCAAGGCCGAAGAAGCGCTGCTGGCCGTGATCCTCACGCAGCGCATGAGCAAGGACGAGATCCTGGAGCTGTACCTGAACGAGATCTACTACGGCAATCTGGCCTACGGCATCGAGGCGGCGTCGCAGACGTACTTCGACAAGCCCGCCGCCGACCTCACGCTGGGCGAGGCGGCGCTGCTGGCCGGGTTGCCCCAGGCCCCCGCCGATCTCGACCCGCTCAACCCTGACCCGGACGTGCAGCGCCGCGTGATGGAGCGCCGCCGTCTGGTGCTCGGTCGCATGGTCGAAGAGGGCTACATCACCGAGTCGCAGGCCGGCGCCGCCTATGCCGAGTCGCTCACCTACGCCAGCCCGGACGTGCGCCTGGAAGCCGCGCCGCACTTCATCGTCTACGCGACGGCGGCGGTGGAAGATCTGCTCGTGCGCGAGCTGGGTCTGCCCCAGGACGAGATCCGGCGTATGGTGTCCGGTGGTGGGCTGCGCGTCTACACCACCATCGACATGGATACCCAGCGCATCGCAGAAGAGGCCGTGCGCCAGCAGGTCGCGTCCCTCAGCGCGTCGAACCACATGACCAACGGCGCGGCGGTCGTGATCCAGCCGGAAACGGGCGAGATCCTGGCGATGGTCGGCAGCGTTGATTACGGCGACGAGTCCATTGACGGCAACGTGAACGTGACTACCGCCGCTCGCCAGCCCGGCAGCGCCATGAAGCCGTTCAATTACGCTTCGGCAATGGAAAAAGGCTGGACCGCCGCGCAGGTCATCTGGGACACGGAAGTTCAGATCGACAGCCCCGGCACAGAACCGTATAAGCCGGTCAACTATGACGGCGCCTATCACGGCCCGGTGCGCCTCCGCGACGCGCTGGCGAACTCGTACAACATCCCGGCGGTGCAGACGCTGCGCTACGTCGGCGTGGACTACCTGCTGTGGATGATGAACCGCGTTGGCGTCACCAGCCTGAGCAACGACCCGTCACAGTACGGCCTGTCGCTGACGCTGGGCGGCGGCGAGGTCACGCCGTTGGAGCTGACCACCGCCTACGCCGTGCTCGCCAACGGCGGCGTCTACGTGCCGAACACGCCGATCCTGTGCGTGACCAATTCGGACGACGAGATTCTGTACGAGTACGAACAGGGCTGCCCCGATGGCGCGCACCTGACCAGCACCTCAGTCAGCATCAATGCTGCCGGACGGCAGGTGATGGACGAGCGCATCGCGTTCGTGATCAGCGACATCCTGGCCGACAACAGCGCCCGCACGCCCGCGATGGGCAGCAACAGCCCGCTCTATACGCCCGGCATCCCGACCTCGGCCAAGACCGGCACGACTAATGACTTCCGCGACAACTGGACGGTGGGCTTCACGCGTAATATCGCGGTCGGCGTGTGGACCGGCAACACCGACAACACCGAGATGATCAACGTCTCCGGCTTGCAGGGCGCAGCCCCGATCTGGAACACGATCATGACCGGGATCTACGGCAATCCGGGGCTGCTGGATGCGCTCGGATCGCGCCCGGCGGACGACGCGCACCTTCAGCCGCCTGCGGGGGTCAGTCATCGCCAGATCTGCAACGTGGCCGCGCTGAAAGACCCCGCGACGACCTGCCCGGCGGGCCGCGAGGAATGGTTCCTCGATTCGCCCGCCGCCGTGCCGGACAGCAACGGCAACCTCGTGCCCGGCCAGGCGACGCCCGCCCCGCAGCAGTCTGCTAATGGGCCGCAGCCGGTCGAGGTGGAGCCGGGTGTGATCCGTGTGGCCGTGTTCCCGGTGTCGTCGGACATTGCCAACGCGGTCGCCGCGCTGGATACATCCGGGCATACCGTGCCGCCGCGCTACTGCCAGGTGCCGGTCGAAGTGGTGAGTTCCGTTCCCGGCGTGCAGGAGCAGTATTTCATCGCGCCGCCGACCGTCGAGGAAGACGCGTTCTACGCGCGGCGCTGGGCGCAGGCCGCCGGGATCGCCATCCTGCCGCAGTTCGCCTGCAACGAGCAGATGCTCACGGCGGGTCCGGCAGTGGCAGGCAATCCCAACGTGGTCGCGCAGATCATGTCGCCCACGTCCGGCACGGCGCTGACGACCGGGCAGCAGCTCGATATCGTCGGCACGGCGCACTTCACTTCCGATCAGGCCACACACTACATGGTCCAGATCAAGGGCGGGCCATGGGCCGACTACGTGACCGTGCATGAAGGGCATTACAGCTCGGTGGATGGCGGCCTGCTGGAGCAGATCCCACCCGGCGGTTTGCAGCCCGGCGACTACGTGCTGCGTGTGATCGTGGTGGGCACGGATGGCAACTACGCGCAGGTGTCGAACGAAGTCTCGATCCACGTGGACGCCTGA
- a CDS encoding VIT domain-containing protein, with protein MNAYRTMLRPLTLLVVIALLVVGAAPALAASATLSPDALPFFTEPGVLLRVHRASVTVEDQVATTRVEQVFYNDGARPAEGTYLFPLPVGAAVSNLIMYVDGQPVEAKILDAETARAIYDEIVRQMRDPALLEYVGAGAIQASVFPIQPNDEVKIEIEYGQLLPVENGLVHYEYPLRTDQYTRRPVGSLSINVQVESSDAIGAIYSPSHNLAIVRDGSFAFRAGYEASQERPDADFSLYYGLASDEISTNLLTYRESANEDGFFTLMITPPVSVENDRVLYKDVIVVLDQSGSMFGDKWDQAREAVKFVLDHLNEGDRFNVIVFSTGYRIFATDLQPAAEADEAKDWIDGLEANGGTDINAALLAAMEMADRERQAVVLFLTDGLPTEGETNAGAILDNVEAAAPPNARIFTFGVGDDVDTFLLDQLYQAFRGAGTYVRPDERIDEEVSTLYGKISAPVLTNIKLEVDGVLVEDMIPASPLPDLFAGSQLIIAGRYRDGGSATVRLSGEVNGTQQVYTTEVTFPDHAGGEVFIPRLWATRKIGVLLNAIRLNGENPELVDSIVRLSIRYGIITPYTSFLIQEQDIFTQTGVEEAQTTFQGEADMAFSQASGSVAVDAAESAAGLSAAEAPMAAPTMNAMREGEDGFAVENAAASPDGQVMRYAGDRTFVWRDGAWIDTLYDADSMTPQAVTFLSDAYFDLLDLDPAVGELLALGDHVLFVWDGQAYEVTPE; from the coding sequence ATGAATGCCTATCGCACGATGCTTCGCCCCCTTACCCTTTTAGTTGTGATCGCGCTGCTGGTCGTGGGCGCTGCGCCCGCGCTGGCAGCCAGCGCCACCCTTTCGCCCGACGCGCTGCCGTTCTTCACCGAGCCGGGCGTGCTGCTGCGCGTGCACCGCGCCAGCGTCACAGTCGAGGATCAGGTCGCCACGACGCGCGTCGAGCAGGTCTTCTACAACGACGGCGCCCGCCCGGCGGAAGGTACGTATCTGTTCCCGCTGCCCGTTGGCGCGGCGGTATCGAACCTGATCATGTACGTGGACGGCCAGCCGGTCGAGGCGAAGATCCTCGACGCGGAGACCGCCCGCGCGATCTACGACGAGATCGTGCGCCAGATGCGCGACCCCGCCCTGCTGGAATACGTCGGCGCGGGTGCGATTCAGGCCAGCGTTTTTCCCATCCAACCGAATGACGAGGTCAAGATCGAGATCGAATACGGCCAGCTGCTACCGGTCGAAAACGGCCTCGTGCACTACGAATACCCGCTGCGCACCGATCAGTACACGCGTCGCCCGGTCGGGAGCCTGAGCATCAACGTGCAGGTCGAATCGAGCGACGCCATCGGCGCGATCTATTCACCCTCGCACAATCTCGCCATCGTGCGCGACGGCAGCTTCGCGTTCCGCGCCGGATACGAGGCCAGCCAGGAGCGGCCCGACGCCGACTTCAGCCTGTATTACGGCCTCGCCAGCGACGAGATCAGCACCAACCTGCTGACCTACCGCGAGAGCGCGAACGAAGACGGCTTCTTCACACTGATGATCACGCCGCCTGTGAGCGTCGAGAACGATCGTGTGCTGTACAAAGACGTGATCGTCGTACTCGACCAGTCCGGCTCGATGTTCGGTGACAAGTGGGATCAGGCGCGCGAGGCGGTCAAGTTCGTGCTCGACCACCTGAACGAAGGCGACCGTTTTAACGTGATCGTGTTCAGCACCGGCTACCGCATCTTCGCCACCGATCTACAGCCCGCCGCCGAAGCGGACGAGGCGAAAGACTGGATCGATGGATTGGAGGCGAACGGCGGCACGGACATCAACGCGGCGCTGCTGGCGGCGATGGAGATGGCCGACCGCGAGCGTCAGGCGGTGGTGCTGTTTCTGACGGACGGTCTGCCCACCGAAGGCGAGACGAATGCGGGCGCGATCCTCGACAACGTCGAGGCCGCCGCACCGCCCAACGCACGGATCTTCACCTTCGGCGTGGGCGACGACGTCGATACCTTCCTGCTGGACCAGTTGTATCAGGCGTTCCGGGGCGCGGGCACATACGTGCGGCCCGACGAGCGCATCGACGAGGAAGTGAGCACGCTCTACGGCAAGATCAGCGCGCCCGTGCTGACCAATATCAAGCTGGAAGTGGACGGCGTGCTGGTCGAGGACATGATCCCCGCCTCGCCGCTGCCGGACCTGTTCGCCGGGTCGCAGCTGATCATCGCCGGGCGCTACCGTGACGGCGGCTCCGCGACTGTCCGGCTCAGTGGCGAGGTGAACGGCACGCAGCAGGTGTATACCACCGAGGTCACGTTCCCGGACCACGCAGGCGGCGAGGTGTTCATCCCGCGCCTATGGGCCACGCGCAAGATCGGGGTGCTGCTGAACGCGATCCGGCTCAACGGCGAAAACCCGGAGCTAGTGGACAGCATCGTGCGCCTGAGCATCCGCTACGGCATCATTACGCCGTACACGTCGTTCCTCATCCAGGAACAGGACATCTTCACGCAGACGGGTGTCGAAGAAGCGCAGACGACCTTCCAGGGTGAAGCGGATATGGCGTTCTCGCAGGCGTCCGGCTCGGTCGCGGTGGATGCGGCGGAATCGGCGGCGGGTCTGTCGGCGGCGGAAGCGCCCATGGCCGCGCCCACGATGAATGCGATGCGCGAAGGCGAGGATGGGTTCGCGGTCGAAAACGCGGCAGCCAGCCCCGACGGGCAGGTGATGCGCTACGCGGGCGACCGGACCTTCGTCTGGCGCGATGGGGCCTGGATCGATACGTTGTACGACGCGGACAGCATGACGCCGCAGGCCGTGACGTTCCTCAGCGACGCGTACTTCGACCTGCTGGACCTCGATCCGGCGGTGGGCGAGCTCCTGGCGCTGGGCGACCACGTGCTGTTCGTGTGGGACGGGCAGGCGTATGAGGTCACGCCGGAATAA
- a CDS encoding M48 family metallopeptidase, translating to MTPRQKQDPVPGEVARRVPDGPYELTVTVARDKRLRTSARWSLNGDTIAVRVPASIRREQLDTLLDDIVAHVLKQRMRARRQHDDDLEQRAQAINRRYFEGELSWHTIRWVSNMARRLGSCTSGGSTDGDIRISDRIRAWPDFVIDYVIAHELAHRKYPHHGSDFWAYLARYPHLDRARGFIEGVAYGSGADPDSLI from the coding sequence ATGACTCCACGGCAGAAGCAGGACCCGGTCCCCGGCGAGGTGGCGCGGCGTGTGCCGGACGGTCCGTACGAGCTGACGGTGACCGTCGCGCGCGACAAGCGGCTGCGTACCTCGGCGCGCTGGTCGCTCAACGGCGACACAATCGCGGTGCGTGTGCCCGCATCCATCCGGCGCGAGCAGCTCGATACGCTACTGGACGACATCGTCGCGCACGTGCTGAAGCAGCGCATGCGCGCCCGCCGCCAGCATGACGACGACCTGGAACAGCGCGCGCAAGCGATCAACCGCCGCTACTTCGAGGGCGAGCTAAGCTGGCACACGATCCGCTGGGTGAGCAACATGGCGCGCCGCCTGGGGAGCTGCACCTCCGGCGGCTCGACCGACGGCGACATCCGTATCAGCGACCGCATCCGCGCGTGGCCGGACTTCGTGATCGATTACGTGATCGCGCACGAGCTGGCGCACCGCAAGTATCCCCACCACGGCAGCGACTTCTGGGCCTACCTTGCGCGCTACCCGCACCTGGACCGGGCGCGCGGCTTCATCGAGGGCGTGGCCTACGGCAGCGGCGCCGATCCCGACAGCCTGATTTGA
- a CDS encoding J domain-containing protein translates to MRRKIIYDPARDYYVVLGVSPAASTEEIRRAFRRRALEVHPDRHPDRRDQATRQFQLLNEAYGVLKQSASRREYDRLRWPHAPHRVRPAASFWGSGPDSTDTIDPDHPWWQRATAQSARQAAHLSSAPVAPVAPGWMRRYGLEQYESTWSTLVGLWRTPYAGLLLVLSALLALNLAIVVYMAIAPGESHAFIDQVEGWFAEESTATPAPTAESSLFRTCTNSGVQILNLVSFDKVGETFALYGTARHADLWSYVIELGYLGRTYDPQAIPRSWTIVRPSPANQSVPEAPIDHDVLASIDLSGYARGYYVLRLRLILRSGAAQTPCDVIIQH, encoded by the coding sequence ATGCGCCGCAAGATCATCTACGACCCGGCCCGGGACTACTACGTGGTCCTTGGGGTCAGCCCTGCCGCCTCGACCGAGGAGATCCGGCGCGCCTTCCGCCGCCGTGCGCTCGAAGTCCACCCCGACCGGCACCCCGACCGGCGCGATCAGGCCACCCGGCAGTTCCAGCTGCTCAACGAAGCCTACGGCGTGCTGAAACAGAGTGCCTCACGCCGTGAGTATGACCGGCTGCGCTGGCCTCACGCGCCACACAGAGTCCGCCCGGCGGCGTCCTTTTGGGGCAGTGGCCCAGACAGCACCGACACCATCGACCCGGACCATCCCTGGTGGCAGCGCGCCACCGCACAGAGCGCCCGGCAGGCCGCGCACCTCTCGTCAGCGCCGGTCGCGCCGGTCGCGCCCGGCTGGATGCGGCGCTATGGGCTGGAACAGTACGAGTCAACCTGGAGCACGTTGGTCGGCCTGTGGCGCACACCTTACGCCGGATTGCTGCTGGTGCTGTCGGCGCTGCTGGCGCTGAATCTGGCAATCGTGGTCTACATGGCGATCGCGCCCGGCGAAAGCCATGCCTTCATCGATCAGGTCGAGGGCTGGTTTGCGGAGGAAAGCACTGCCACCCCCGCGCCAACGGCGGAATCCAGCCTGTTCCGTACGTGCACCAACTCCGGCGTGCAGATCCTCAATCTGGTGAGCTTCGACAAAGTGGGCGAGACGTTCGCGCTGTACGGCACCGCCAGGCACGCGGACCTGTGGAGCTACGTGATCGAGCTGGGTTACCTGGGCCGCACGTACGATCCGCAGGCGATCCCGCGCTCGTGGACCATCGTGCGTCCCTCGCCCGCGAACCAGAGCGTGCCGGAAGCACCGATCGATCACGACGTGCTGGCGTCGATCGATCTGAGCGGCTATGCGCGCGGCTACTACGTGCTGCGGCTGCGGTTGATTCTGCGCAGCGGCGCAGCGCAAACGCCCTGCGACGTGATCATTCAGCATTAG
- a CDS encoding ROK family transcriptional regulator: protein MYQRLPDRTGDQSLVREINLSLIMNRLWEHSPISRAALAEMTGLNKSTVSSLINELIEHGFVREVGLLSHGIGRPSRQLELNPEAGFIVSAEVGVDFIAVLCANFAAEVIWQHREPTHGQADRQTIMSRAISLMQEAAARGRDPAVGRTAMLGLALGLPGMVEQTTGTLLLAPNLGWEDVPVCDLLTPEFPDVPVFVDNEANLAALGESFFGAAQGYHEILYVSAGVGVGGAMVSGGQIFRGTTGFAGEFGHMTIDPNGPVCGCGNRGCWETLVSPAALFRHIRDAAAQQSTRLEQMTGGNWDAFTVPLVVEAADAGDPVALEALAQVGRDLGIGIASLLNALNPDLVLLGGTLSQAHAHLLPVIRAEVARRALRWVVRAAAIERGQYGLNASLMGGVARVYQTILAQPGTISR from the coding sequence ATGTACCAACGCCTCCCTGACCGCACCGGCGACCAATCTTTGGTGCGCGAAATCAATCTCTCCCTGATCATGAACCGGCTGTGGGAACACAGCCCGATCTCCCGCGCGGCATTGGCGGAGATGACCGGACTGAACAAGTCCACCGTGTCCAGCCTGATCAACGAGCTGATCGAACATGGCTTCGTGCGTGAGGTGGGACTGCTGTCGCACGGCATCGGTCGCCCGTCGCGGCAATTGGAGCTGAACCCGGAAGCGGGCTTCATCGTCAGCGCGGAGGTCGGCGTAGATTTCATTGCCGTGCTGTGCGCGAACTTTGCCGCCGAAGTGATCTGGCAGCACCGCGAGCCGACGCACGGCCAGGCCGATCGGCAGACGATCATGAGCCGCGCGATCAGTCTGATGCAGGAGGCCGCCGCGCGCGGGCGTGACCCGGCGGTGGGCCGCACGGCGATGCTGGGGTTGGCGTTGGGGCTGCCCGGTATGGTCGAGCAGACGACCGGCACGCTGCTGCTCGCGCCGAACCTGGGCTGGGAAGACGTGCCCGTGTGCGATCTGCTAACTCCGGAATTCCCTGACGTGCCGGTGTTTGTCGATAACGAGGCCAATCTCGCGGCGCTGGGCGAGTCGTTCTTCGGCGCGGCGCAAGGCTACCACGAGATCCTGTATGTCAGCGCGGGTGTCGGCGTCGGCGGTGCGATGGTCAGCGGCGGCCAGATCTTTCGCGGCACGACCGGCTTCGCGGGTGAGTTCGGACATATGACGATCGATCCGAATGGGCCGGTATGTGGCTGCGGGAACCGTGGCTGCTGGGAGACACTGGTCAGCCCCGCCGCCCTGTTCCGTCACATCCGCGATGCCGCCGCGCAGCAGTCCACACGCCTGGAGCAGATGACCGGCGGCAATTGGGATGCGTTCACCGTACCGCTGGTGGTCGAAGCGGCGGACGCGGGCGATCCGGTGGCGCTGGAGGCGCTGGCGCAGGTCGGGCGCGACCTGGGCATCGGCATCGCGTCGCTGCTGAACGCGCTCAACCCCGACCTCGTGCTGCTAGGCGGCACACTTAGCCAGGCGCACGCGCATCTGCTCCCGGTGATCCGCGCGGAGGTCGCGCGGCGCGCGCTGCGCTGGGTGGTCCGTGCCGCCGCAATCGAGCGTGGGCAGTACGGCCTAAACGCCTCCCTGATGGGCGGCGTGGCGCGCGTCTACCAGACGATCCTCGCCCAGCCGGGGACAATCAGTCGATGA
- a CDS encoding AraC family transcriptional regulator, translating into MDQLKQLNLAMQYIESHLADDIDFQRVSQLAGCSEYHFRRMFSFLSGMALGEYVRRRRLSLAAIELRHSDVRVIDLAVKYGYDSPDAFARAFQKLHGLTPTEARSEGALLKAVPPVTFQLTVQGGSEMDYRIIEKEAFTIVGLKKRVSLQYEGVNPEIAAMWASLTPDDIAALKDLSSVEPRGLLSASANFTEGRAEGTELDQYIGVATDAPHEGKWATLAVPASTWAVFTARGKFPDALQNVWGRIYAEWFPMSGYEISEGPEILWNESKDTTLPNYHSEIWIPVVAT; encoded by the coding sequence ATGGACCAACTGAAGCAGCTCAACCTCGCCATGCAGTACATCGAGTCCCACCTGGCGGACGACATCGACTTTCAGCGCGTGTCGCAGCTTGCCGGATGCTCGGAATACCACTTCCGGCGCATGTTCTCGTTCCTGTCGGGCATGGCGCTGGGCGAGTACGTGCGCCGCAGACGCCTGTCGTTGGCAGCCATCGAGCTGCGGCACAGCGACGTCAGAGTGATCGATCTGGCCGTGAAGTATGGGTACGACTCGCCGGACGCGTTCGCGCGGGCGTTCCAGAAGCTGCACGGCCTGACGCCCACCGAGGCGCGATCCGAGGGCGCGCTGTTGAAAGCGGTCCCGCCGGTGACCTTCCAGCTAACCGTTCAAGGAGGGAGTGAAATGGACTACCGCATCATCGAAAAAGAAGCGTTTACCATCGTGGGACTGAAGAAACGGGTGTCGCTGCAGTACGAGGGCGTGAACCCGGAGATCGCGGCCATGTGGGCCAGCCTCACGCCGGACGACATCGCCGCGCTGAAGGATCTGTCGAGCGTGGAGCCGCGCGGGCTGCTGAGCGCTTCGGCCAACTTCACCGAGGGCCGCGCGGAGGGCACCGAACTCGACCAATACATCGGCGTGGCGACCGACGCGCCGCACGAGGGCAAGTGGGCTACGCTCGCCGTGCCCGCCTCCACGTGGGCCGTGTTCACCGCGCGCGGCAAATTCCCGGATGCGCTGCAAAACGTCTGGGGCCGGATCTACGCGGAATGGTTCCCCATGTCGGGCTACGAGATCAGCGAGGGGCCGGAGATCCTGTGGAACGAAAGCAAGGACACGACCCTACCGAACTATCACAGCGAGATCTGGATCCCCGTCGTGGCGACCTGA
- a CDS encoding helix-turn-helix domain-containing protein, translating into MGKRREFKRQNDVVQMLRTYRYRLYPSRTQEANLWRVLEACRSTATTMPR; encoded by the coding sequence GTGGGTAAGCGACGCGAATTCAAGCGCCAGAACGACGTGGTCCAGATGCTGCGAACCTACCGCTACCGCCTCTACCCGTCGCGCACTCAGGAAGCAAACCTGTGGCGTGTGCTGGAGGCCTGTCGCTCGACCGCGACCACAATGCCGCGTTGA
- a CDS encoding adenosine-specific kinase, with protein MQLSIVPIEKPEAINFILGQSHFIKTVEDIHEALVTAVPNIKFGLAFCEASGERLVRWTGTDQAMIDLAIQNARAIGAGHAFILFLGEGYFPINVLHAVQRVPEVVHTFCATANPTQVIIAETDLGRGILGVIDGETPRGVEDESGISWRKGLLRRFGYKL; from the coding sequence GTGCAGTTGAGCATTGTGCCAATCGAAAAGCCAGAAGCGATCAATTTTATCCTGGGGCAAAGCCACTTTATCAAAACGGTAGAAGACATCCACGAGGCGCTGGTCACCGCCGTGCCGAACATCAAGTTCGGGCTGGCGTTCTGCGAGGCATCCGGCGAGCGGCTGGTTCGCTGGACCGGAACTGATCAGGCCATGATCGATCTCGCCATCCAGAACGCGAGAGCCATCGGCGCGGGGCACGCGTTCATCCTGTTTTTGGGCGAGGGCTACTTCCCGATCAACGTGCTGCACGCGGTCCAGCGCGTGCCGGAAGTGGTGCATACCTTCTGCGCGACGGCCAACCCCACGCAGGTCATCATCGCGGAGACGGATCTGGGGCGCGGCATTCTGGGCGTGATCGACGGCGAGACGCCGCGCGGCGTCGAGGATGAATCGGGCATCTCGTGGCGTAAGGGCCTGCTGCGCCGCTTCGGGTATAAGCTGTAG
- a CDS encoding Uma2 family endonuclease has translation MAVQSQHMPVEEFDRFVMLPENVDRLFEYIGGEAVEVVSNQRASAIAVTVAFYLKLHLRENALPGIVSGADGGYVIAGERYIPDVAFVSAQRQPEASERPYSPVPPDLAVEVLSPSNTPHEMRIKVVNYLSVGATVWIVDPDRQVVEVYAPGQPVKKVGINGSLSGVAVLPGFELPVKNIFE, from the coding sequence ATGGCCGTTCAATCCCAGCATATGCCAGTCGAGGAATTCGACCGTTTTGTGATGCTGCCGGAGAATGTGGACCGGCTGTTTGAATACATCGGGGGGGAGGCGGTAGAGGTGGTATCCAACCAGCGGGCGTCCGCTATCGCAGTGACGGTAGCGTTTTATCTCAAGCTCCACCTGCGCGAAAACGCCCTGCCCGGCATCGTCAGCGGCGCGGACGGCGGCTACGTGATCGCCGGGGAGCGCTACATCCCCGACGTAGCGTTCGTCTCCGCACAGCGCCAGCCCGAAGCCTCCGAACGGCCCTACAGCCCGGTTCCGCCCGATCTGGCGGTCGAAGTGCTGTCGCCCTCGAACACACCGCACGAGATGCGCATCAAAGTCGTCAACTACCTCTCCGTGGGGGCGACCGTATGGATCGTCGATCCTGATCGGCAGGTGGTCGAGGTCTATGCCCCCGGCCAGCCGGTCAAGAAGGTAGGCATCAACGGCAGCTTGAGCGGCGTCGCTGTGCTGCCGGGTTTTGAGCTACCCGTTAAAAATATCTTCGAATGA